CGGCGCCGCCGCGGCCGCGCAGCAGACGGGCGTCGCGCAGGCGGTGCTCGAGCGGCTCGCGCAGGAAGTCACCGCGGCCGGGAACGGCCTCCTGGGGCTCGCCGGGTCGACGGCAAGCAACGCGAGCGAACTCGCGACGGCCGTCAACGCGCTCAACCAGAGCGCGGGCGCGGTCGGCCGCGCGATCCGCCCCGACCAGGCCCTCCCCGCGCCCGCGCGCGTCGCAACCCAGGCCGACGTGCGCGCGCTCGTCGACCGGATGAACGCGGGGCAGGTGCCGCTCGTCATGGTGCGCGGCGCCAATCCGGCGTACTCGACCCCGACGCAGCTCGGCTTCGCCGCAGCGTTCCGGAAGGTGCCGTACAAAGTCTCGTTCTCGAGCTACCCCGACGAGACGAGCGAGCTCTGCGACCTGATCCTCCCCGACCACCACCCGCTCGAGGCGTGGGGCGACGCCGAAGCGGCGCCGGGGCAGATCGCGATCCAACAGCCGGGGATGGACCCGGTGTTCGACACCCGGCAGACGGCGGACGCGCTGCTCGCGCTCGCGCGCGCCGACCAGACTACGGCCGCGCGGTTCCCGCAGACGAGCTACCGCGCGTTCCTCATGGCGCGCTTCCCGGGCGGCGCGGCGGGCTGGACGGCGGCCTCGCCCAAGGGCGTCGCCGCCGGAACGGTGCTCGCGGCGGGCGCGTCGACGAGTCCGGCGCGCGCCGCGGCCCGTCCCGCGCCCGCACTCTCCGCCACGCAGGGCGACTACGATCTCGTCGTCTACCCCCACACGCTGTTAGGCGATGGGCGCGGCGCCAACAAGCCGTGGCTGCAGGAGCTGCCCGACCCCGTCAGCAAGATCTGCTGGCAGAGCTGGGTCGAGGTCCACCCGGTCACCGCCAAGCGACTCGGCGTCGAGTCGGGCGACGTGCTCCGGGTCGAGACCGCGGCCGGCCACTTCGAGGCGCCGGCGTACGTCTACATGGGCGTGCGCCCCGACACGGTGGCCGTCGCGTTAGGCCAGGGCCACACGGCGTACGGCCGCTACGCGAAGGCGATGGGCGCGAGCGCCTACGCGCTCCTCCCGTCGGTCGACGACGCGGCCGGCGGCCTCGTGCTGACGTCGAGCCGGGCGCGCGTCACCAAGACGGACGCGCACCACGACCTCGTCACGACCGAAGGTTCCGCGCGCCAGCACGGGCGCGGCATCGGCCAGGCGCTCCTCGTCGGCGACGTCGGCCGGCTGCAGGAGGCGCGCGGCGGCGAGAACGCGGGCGGCATCGCGACCAACGGCGGCGGCCCGAACACGACGAGCGCAGGCACCGGCGTCGCCGGCAACGGCGGCACGCCGACCCACGGCTCCACCGGCCCGGGCGGCGAGGGCATGTCGGGCACCGCGCCCGGCTCCAGCGCGCACCCCGCGCAACGCGAGCCGAACGGCGAACCCGCCGGCGGTAACGCGGAGAGCGGCAACGAGGAGCACATCCCGGGCGAGGCGAAGACCACCTTCCTCCCCGGCCTCCGCTCCCCCGTCGCGAACGACGCCCAGGGTAACTACGGCGATCCGAACTCGAAGGACCGCGGCCTCTACGACCCGAAGAACTCGCTCGGCGCCGCCAAGCGCCGCTGGGCGATGACGATCGACCTCGCGCGCTGCACCGGCTGTTCGGCGTGCGTGTCGGCGTGCTACGCGGAGAACAACCTGCCCACGGTTGGCGCGCCGTGGCAGGGCCGGGCGCTCGCGCCGGGCGTGTGGGACACCAACCCGGGCGCGAACATCCTCAAGGGGCGCGAGATGAGCTGGATCCGGCTCGAGCGCTACTACGAGGGGGCGATGAACGCGGAGAACGAGTTCGACCCCGCGTTCGACGTGCGCTTCGTCCCGATGATGTGCCAGCACTGCGGCAACGCACCGTGCGAGCCGGTCTGCCCCGTCTACGCGACGTACCACTCGCCCGACGGCCTCAACGTGCAGGTCTACAACCGCTGCGTCGGCACGCGCTACTGCAGCAACAACTGCCCGTACAAGGTCCGCTACTTCAACTGGTTCGGCTACGGCGAGCCCGACCGCCGGCAGTACGCCTGGCCGGAGCCGATGCACTGGCAGCTCAACCCCGACGTCACGGTGCGCGGCAAGGGCGTCATGGAGAAGTGCACGTTTTGCGTGCACCGCATCCGCGACGCCGAGCACCGGGCGAAGCTCGAGGGGCGCGAGCTGGAGGCGGACGAGTTCACGACCGCGTGCGCGCAGGCGTGCCCGTCGCGCGCGATCACGTTCGGCGACGCGGCCGACCGCACGTGGAGCGTGGCGCAGCTCGCGCTCGACCGCCGCGGCTACCACGTCTTCGAGGAGCTCAACACCTACACGGCCGTGGTCTACTTGAAGAAGGTCATCCACCCGGCGCCGGGCACCGCCCCGGCCGTCGCCTAACGAGGAGGCAGAGCGCACATGGCGACGATCGCCCGCCCGGTCCCGGGCGGCTTCCCCGGGGACGTGCCCCGACGGCCGAACATCGCGAGCGCCGACGTCCAGCTCCCGGGCGTCCGCGACTACGAGCAGGTCGACAACGAGATCATCGGGACGATGACGCCGACGGCGGGCTGGTTCGCCGCCCTCGGCACCGCCGTCGTCTGCATGCTCATCGGCGCGTCGGCCTGGGTCTACCAGATCTTCTGGGGACTCGGCCAGGCCGGCTACGCCCCGCCCCTCATGTGGGGCGTCTACATCATCACGTTCGTCTTCTGGGTCGGCATCGGCCACGCGGGGACGCTGATCTCCGCCATCCTCTACCTCTTCCGCGCCGGCTTCCGCACGACGATTTACCGCGTTTCGGAAGCGATGACGGTGTTCGCCGTCATGACCGCGGGGCTCTTCCCGATCATCCACATCGGGCGGCCGTGGAAGTTCTACTGGCTGCTGCCGTACCCGAACTGGCGGCTGATCTGGCCCAACTTCAAGTCGCCGCTCGTCTGGGACGTCTTCGCGATCTCGACCTACCTGACGATCTCGACCACGTTCCTCTACGTCGGGCTCATCCCCGACATCGCGGTGCTGCGCGACCGGGAGACCAACCCGGTGCGCAAGCGGATCTTCTCCGTCCTCTCGTTAGGCTGGCGCAACTCCGACCGCGAGTGGCGCCACTTCGCCCGCGCCTACCTGTTCCTCGCGGCGTTCTCGACCCCGCTCGTGCTCTCGGTGCACTCGGTGGTGTCGTTCGACTTCGCGATGGCGCTCACGCCCGGCTGGCACGCGACCAT
This is a stretch of genomic DNA from Gemmatimonadetes bacterium T265. It encodes these proteins:
- a CDS encoding molybdopterin oxidoreductase membrane subunit — encoded protein: MATIARPVPGGFPGDVPRRPNIASADVQLPGVRDYEQVDNEIIGTMTPTAGWFAALGTAVVCMLIGASAWVYQIFWGLGQAGYAPPLMWGVYIITFVFWVGIGHAGTLISAILYLFRAGFRTTIYRVSEAMTVFAVMTAGLFPIIHIGRPWKFYWLLPYPNWRLIWPNFKSPLVWDVFAISTYLTISTTFLYVGLIPDIAVLRDRETNPVRKRIFSVLSLGWRNSDREWRHFARAYLFLAAFSTPLVLSVHSVVSFDFAMALTPGWHATIFPPYFVAGAIFSGFAMVWTIVIPIRRWFGLKHYVTLNQLDATAKVVLFTSLVVGSAYLIEFFIAWYSGNPAEMEYFYNRVFGQWWWSAWILLICNMVLPMSLFSQKLRRNTTWLFILSLFINLGMWYERFVIVVPSLTHEFEPWQWTHYMPSWVDMSFLIGSFGWFFMWFLLFTKQLPVFALAEIKEIVPPRMASGHVAPDQAIEHGGMANPLTAGGPHTAGGTA
- a CDS encoding molybdopterin oxidoreductase iron-sulfur-binding subunit; the encoded protein is MPTEAGSAVAAGGVKRRDFLKIVGAGTAATAAVGCTSENVGRLIPYVAQPDQTVSGVTNYYATVCREGGGAAGVYASVRDGRVYQLSGNPSHPANRGAISARTQAALQGLYNPDRYRAPMIRDGNRLVATTWDKALGALSQQLGTLRSRGQAAGAVFINQAELGSFPGFLDQWLAAFGLPAHVSYDAEAPLAVIAANRAAFGGVAWPRLDFNASRLIVSFSADFLDTWGNPVPQQLDWADARAKLEGAPRMIYVGPRRSLTGLNADEWIPARAGTELAVVNLLRGRLGAAAAAQQTGVAQAVLERLAQEVTAAGNGLLGLAGSTASNASELATAVNALNQSAGAVGRAIRPDQALPAPARVATQADVRALVDRMNAGQVPLVMVRGANPAYSTPTQLGFAAAFRKVPYKVSFSSYPDETSELCDLILPDHHPLEAWGDAEAAPGQIAIQQPGMDPVFDTRQTADALLALARADQTTAARFPQTSYRAFLMARFPGGAAGWTAASPKGVAAGTVLAAGASTSPARAAARPAPALSATQGDYDLVVYPHTLLGDGRGANKPWLQELPDPVSKICWQSWVEVHPVTAKRLGVESGDVLRVETAAGHFEAPAYVYMGVRPDTVAVALGQGHTAYGRYAKAMGASAYALLPSVDDAAGGLVLTSSRARVTKTDAHHDLVTTEGSARQHGRGIGQALLVGDVGRLQEARGGENAGGIATNGGGPNTTSAGTGVAGNGGTPTHGSTGPGGEGMSGTAPGSSAHPAQREPNGEPAGGNAESGNEEHIPGEAKTTFLPGLRSPVANDAQGNYGDPNSKDRGLYDPKNSLGAAKRRWAMTIDLARCTGCSACVSACYAENNLPTVGAPWQGRALAPGVWDTNPGANILKGREMSWIRLERYYEGAMNAENEFDPAFDVRFVPMMCQHCGNAPCEPVCPVYATYHSPDGLNVQVYNRCVGTRYCSNNCPYKVRYFNWFGYGEPDRRQYAWPEPMHWQLNPDVTVRGKGVMEKCTFCVHRIRDAEHRAKLEGRELEADEFTTACAQACPSRAITFGDAADRTWSVAQLALDRRGYHVFEELNTYTAVVYLKKVIHPAPGTAPAVA